The following are encoded together in the Amblyraja radiata isolate CabotCenter1 chromosome 27, sAmbRad1.1.pri, whole genome shotgun sequence genome:
- the LOC116988379 gene encoding membrane progestin receptor alpha-B-like, whose amino-acid sequence MATVVMEQIGRLFINIQQIRQIPSLVEQSIPSLPCTVKDCEVPQIFREPYIHSGYRPVKQSWRYYFFTLFLRHNESVNVWSHLFAALIVLLKLQEFSQTVDFWSDRHALPLLILLLTAFTYLACSSLAHLLHARSELAHYSFFFVDYVGVAIYQYGSALVHYYYSAEEEWYHFIKTFYLPAATLLAWLSCVGCCYAKSNAKQLRPMSRKLYQIVPAALAYMLDISPVLHRIYSCYSSSCTDSSIWYHECQIVFFLISAHFFSCPHPEKWLPGKCDIFLQGHQIFHAFMVLCTLAQLEAIHLDFKHRRHFYQTWHSNSTWTVLGCFAMVIFSSVITVAYMRHLIRVKLGLKEK is encoded by the coding sequence ATGGCAACGGTTGTGATGGAGCAGATTGGCAGACTCTTCATCAACATCCAGCAGATCCGTCAGATCCCCAGCCTGGTGGAGCAGTCCATTCCCAGCCTGCCGTGCACGGTGAAGGACTGCGAGGTGCCGCAGATATTCCGGGAGCCCTACATCCACTCCGGCTACCGGCCCGTCAAGCAGAGCTGGCGCTACTACTTCTTCACCCTGTTCCTGCGGCACAACGAATCCGTCAACGTCTGGTCCCACCTCTTCGCCGCGCTGATCGTCCTCCTCAAGCTGCAGGAGTTCTCCCAGACGGTGGACTTCTGGTCAGATCGGCACGCGCTGCCGCTGCTGATCCTCCTCCTGACCGCCTTCACCTACCTGGCCTGCAGCTCTCTGGCCCACCTTTTGCACGCTCGCTCCGAGCTTGCCCATTACTCCTTTTTCTTCGTGGACTACGTCGGCGTGGCGATCTATCAGTACGGCAGTGCGTTGGTCCACTACTACTATTCTGCCGAAGAGGAATGGTACCACTTCATCAAGACCTTCTACCTCCCTGCAGCCACCCTGCTGGCTTGGTTGTCCTGTGTGGGATGCTGCTATGCAAAATCCAACGCCAAGCAGCTTCGCCCCATGTCTCGCAAACTCTACCAGATAGTCCCGGCAGCACTGGCCTACATGCTGGACATTAGTCCCGTGCTGCACCGGATATACAGCTGCTATTCCTCCAGTTGCACTGACTCCTCCATTTGGTACCATGAATGCCAGATCGTCTTCTTCCTCATAAGTGCTCACTTCTTCTCTTGTCCTCACCCGGAGAAGTGGCTCCCTGGAAAGTGCGACATTTTCCTGCAGGGGCATCAGATTTTCCACGCCTTCATGGTCCTCTGTACCCTGGCCCAGCTGGAAGCCATTCATTTGGACTTTAAGCACAGGCGACATTTCTATCAGACTTGGCACAGCAACTCCACCTGGACTGTGTTGGGCTGTTTTGCCATGGTCATCTTCTCCAGTGTTATCACGGTGGCTTACATGAGGCACCTCATCAGAGTCAAACTTGGCCTCAAGGAGAAATGA